One window of the Salvia miltiorrhiza cultivar Shanhuang (shh) chromosome 6, IMPLAD_Smil_shh, whole genome shotgun sequence genome contains the following:
- the LOC130988241 gene encoding serine/threonine-protein kinase rio2-like: protein MKLDVNALRYLSKDDFRVLTAVEMGMRNHEIVPAELIGRIASLKHGGTYKVLKNLLKHKLVHHDSSKYDGFRLTYLGYDFLAIKTLVNRGVFASVGRQIGVGKESDIFEVATEDGTVLAMKLHRLGRVSFRAVKSKRDYLRHRRSFNWLYLSRLAALKEFAFMKALEEHGFPVPNAVDCNRHCVIMSLVQGYPLVQVKELPNPDTIFETIIGLVVRLAEHGLIHCDFNEFNIMIDDDEKVTMIDFPQMVSVSHRNAQMYFDRDVECIFKFFRKRFHLSFDEKEAECDDSDVELDGSCRPQFSDINKVSGVLDKELEASGFTRKDQEDMEKFVDGDVEEDLGSDSGEDEDEDEDDTAGQINDATLNGLESLSLTREEEGDSDNNQNNMHQHTCNEASQSEDRQVEHDDNSDDPELEKRLSKQRQRAIQAARGRRKAITSRNSYKDKGGRSSQNSKIQKQLGSW, encoded by the exons ATGAAGTTAGATGTGAATGCTCTGAGGTATCTGTCGAAGGATGACTTCAGGGTTCTTACCGCCGTCGAGATGGGAATGCGCAAT CATGAAATTGTACCGGCGGAGTTGATCGGCAGAATCGCATCATTGAa GCATGGCGGCACGTATAAAGTATTGAAGAATTTGCTCAAGCACAAGCTGGTGCATCATGACTCTTCCAAGT ATGATGGTTTCCGGCTAACATACTTGGGCTACGACTTTCTTGCGATCAAGACATTGGTGAACCGTGGAGTTTTTGCTTCTGTTGGTCGCCAGATTGGTGTGGGGAAGGAATCTG ATATATTTGAGGTTGCTACTGAAGATGGCACAGTTCTTGCTATGAAGTTACACAGGCTTGGTAGGGTTTCTTTTAGAGCAGTCAAGTCTAAACGTGATTATTTGAGGCATCGCAGAAGCTTTAACTGGCTATACTTGTCACGGCTTGCTGCACTCAAAGAATTTGCCTTTATGAAG GCTTTGGAAGAACATGGTTTTCCTGTTCCAAATGCAGTGGATTGCAATCGGCATTGTGTGATCATGTCACTCGTCCAAGGATACCCGCT TGTTCAGGTAAAGGAGTTGCCAAACCCCGACACAATCTTTGAAACAATCATTGGTCTTGTTGTTCGCCTGGCAGAGCACGGGCTCATCCACTGTGATTTCAATGAATTTAATATCATG attgatgatgatgagaaGGTGACAATGATTGATTTTCCACAAATGGTTTCGGTTTCTCATCGAAATGCACAGAT GTACTTTGACCGTGATGTTGAGTGCATCTTCAAGTTTTTCCGGAAAAG GTTTCACCTCTCTTTTGATGAAAAAGAAGCCGAATGTGATGATTCAGATGTAGAATTAGATGGAAGTTGTCGGCCACAGTTTTCAGATATAAATAAAGTTTCTGGTGTCCTGGACAAGGAGCTTGAAGCTAGTGGTTTCACTAGGAAGGATCAAGAGGATATGGAGAAG TTTGTTGATGGGGATGTAGAGGAAGATCTGGGATCTGATTCTGGAGAAGATGAGgacgaagatgaagatgatactGCTGGTCAGATAAATGATGCAACCCTAAATGGTCTCGAGTCCTTGAGCTTGACTAGAGAG GAAGAAGGCGATTCGGATAACAATCAAAATAATATGCATCAACATACTTGTAACGAAGCTAGCCAAAGTGAAGATAGACAGGTTGAGCACGATGATAATTCTGACGACCCTGAACTTGAAAAGCGTTTGAGCAAGCAACGACAACGGGCCATCCAAGCTGCTCGTGGGAGGCGGAAAGCTATAACCTCTAGAAACAGTTACAAGGACAAAGGTGGGAGGTCCTCTCAAAATTCAAAGATTCAAAAACAATTAGGTAGCTGGTGA
- the LOC130988240 gene encoding calmodulin-like protein 3, which translates to MITVLLYSLLFVFALIYTLISPTKKFLAPWLESFRDRKTLPPQDSIKPAAASAPPAAIGGLRGVFATFDKNNDGFITKQELRESLQNIGILAGEKDVEDMVEKVDFNGDGLIDFDEFCKLYESMGGAAEVGGGGDGDGDGDGDLREAFDVFDGNKDGRITVEELGLVLSSLGFSEGKKIEDCKEMIRKVDVDGDGMVDFDEFKKMMRDGLGRLIAVS; encoded by the coding sequence ATGATTACAGTCCTGCTCTACTCTCTCCTCTTCGTCTTCGCCCTCATCTATACCTTAATCTCTCCAACCAAGAAGTTTCTCGCGCCATGGCTCGAATCGTTCCGCGATCGCAAAACCCTACCGCCGCAGGATTCGATCAagcccgccgccgcctccgccccgCCGGCTGCTATCGGCGGGCTGAGAGGCGTGTTCGCGACGTTCGACAAGAACAACGACGGATTCATCACGAAGCAGGAGCTGAGGGAGTCGCTCCAGAATATCGGGATTTTGGCGGGAGAGAAGGACGTGGAGGATATGGTGGAGAAGGTGGATTTTAATGGCGACGGCCTCATCGATTTCGACGAGTTCTGCAAGCTCTACGAGTCGATGGGCGGCGCGGCGGAGGTAGGAGGCGGCGGGGATGGGGATGGGGATGGGGATGGGGATTTGAGAGAGGCGTTTGATGTGTTTGATGGGAACAAAGATGGGCGTATCACGGTTGAGGAATTGGGATTGGTTTTGTCTTCGTTGGGGTTCAGTGAGGGGAAGAAGATCGAAGACTGCAAAGAGATGATCAGAAAAGTCGATGTTGATGGAGATGGGATGGTCGATTTTGACGAATTCAAGAAGATGATGAGAGATGGGCTTGGAAGGCTTATTGCAGTTTCTTGA